Proteins found in one Pagrus major chromosome 20, Pma_NU_1.0 genomic segment:
- the kctd2 gene encoding BTB/POZ domain-containing protein KCTD2: MAELHVVEPSGTSTIEQPEHRDVRGSVRLASPTLMVPPRSSQLSPGGVSSGSGGRSVFGFPGKSSPSSPSEPVDKPGSRWVRLNVGGTYFITTKQTLCRDPKSFLFRLCQEDPDLDSDKDETGAYLIDRDPTYFGPILNYLRHGKLIMDKNLAEEGVLEEAEFYNIASLVRLVKERIRDNENRTSQGPVKHVYRVLQCQEEELTQMVSTMSDGWKFEQLISIGSSYNYGNEDQAEFLCVVSRELNNSTNGIVIEPTEKAKILQERGSRM, translated from the exons ATGGCTGAACTGCATGTTGTGGAACCGAGCGGTACCAGCACCATAGAGCAGCCCGAGCACCGCGACGTCCGGGGCTCCGTGCGCCTGGCGTCGCCCACTCTCATGGTTCCGCCGCGGAGCAGCCAGCTCAGTCCCGGCGGGGTGTCGAGCGGCAGCGGCGGGCGCTCGGTGTTCGGGTTCCCGGGGAAGAGCAGCCCGAGCTCCCCGTCCGAACCGGTGGATAAGCCGGGCTCGCGCTGGGTTCGACTCAACGTCGGCGGGACCTACTTCATCACGACCAAACAGACGCTGTGCAGGGACCCGAAATCGTTCCTGTTCCGCCTGTGCCAAGAGGACCCGGACCTGGACTCTGACAAA GACGAGACAGGAGCCTACCTGATCGACAGGGACCCCACATACTTCGGTCCAATCCTGAATTACCTGCGGCACGGAAAACTGATCATGGATAAAAATCTGGCTGAGGaag gtgttcTCGAGGAAGCCGAGTTCTACAACATCGCATCTCTGGTGCGGCTGGTTAAAGAAAGGATACGGGACAACGAGAACCGGACATCTCAG GGCCCCGTGAAGCATGTGTATCGGGTACTACAGTGCCAAGAGGAGGAACTCACACAGATGGTCTCAACCATGTCGGACGGTTGGAAGTTTGAGCAG CTCATTAGTATCGGCTCCTCTTATAACTACGGCAACGAGGACCAGGCGGAGTTTCTATGTGTAGTTTCCCGGGAACTCAACAACTCCACCAACGGCATCGTCATCGAGCCCACTGAGAAGGCCAAG ATCCTTCAAGAGCGAGGCTCGCGGATGTGA